In one window of candidate division WOR-3 bacterium DNA:
- a CDS encoding fumarate hydratase, whose product MKVIKYEKIVEEVKNMCIRATHELKPDVVEALKKAYEKEESDFGKEILSQILRNIEVAREDSKPLCQDTGFAVLFVEIGEDVKIEGGSLKDALIEGIRRGYTEGYLRKSIVEDPLRRKNTGDNTPPVIHFDIVKGDKLKIILEPKGGGSENMSAFKMLLPGEGKEGIKKFVVETVKKAGSNPCPPIVVGVGIGGTFEYSAFLAKKATIRPLGQRHPDPFYAQFEEELLEEINKLGIGPMGLGGRITALDVHIETYPCHITSLPVAVNIQCHSDRREEVIL is encoded by the coding sequence ATGAAAGTTATAAAATATGAAAAAATAGTGGAAGAAGTAAAAAATATGTGCATAAGAGCAACCCATGAACTTAAACCAGATGTGGTAGAAGCATTAAAAAAAGCCTATGAAAAAGAAGAATCCGATTTCGGTAAAGAAATATTATCCCAGATATTAAGAAATATTGAAGTTGCAAGAGAGGATTCAAAACCCTTATGTCAGGACACAGGTTTTGCTGTTTTATTTGTAGAAATTGGCGAAGATGTTAAAATTGAAGGAGGTTCTCTAAAGGATGCTCTTATTGAAGGTATAAGGAGAGGTTATACTGAAGGTTATTTAAGAAAATCAATTGTTGAAGACCCTTTAAGAAGGAAAAATACAGGAGACAATACTCCCCCTGTTATTCATTTTGATATTGTTAAGGGGGATAAACTAAAAATAATTCTTGAACCAAAAGGTGGCGGAAGTGAAAATATGAGTGCCTTTAAAATGCTTCTTCCTGGAGAAGGAAAAGAAGGTATTAAAAAATTTGTAGTTGAAACAGTGAAAAAGGCTGGGTCTAATCCCTGTCCTCCAATTGTTGTAGGCGTTGGTATAGGAGGAACCTTTGAGTATAGCGCTTTCCTTGCTAAAAAAGCAACCATAAGACCACTTGGCCAAAGGCATCCTGACCCCTTTTATGCACAATTTGAAGAAGAATTGCTTGAAGAAATCAATAAACTTGGAATAGGACCTATGGGACTTGGAGGCAGAATAACAGCCCTTGATGTTCATATTGAAACTTATCCATGCCACATTACATCTTTACCAGTAGCAGTTAATATACAATGCCATTCAGACAGAAGAGAGGAGGTTATTCTTTAG
- a CDS encoding TIGR00282 family metallophosphoesterase has protein sequence MDTLNILFIGDIVGKAGRIALKKFLPLIKKNFKINFIIANIENAAHGNGITEKIYNEIVNCGVNCLTSGNHIWDKKEVLRWIDTKENILRPLNYPDTVPGRGFAKFNIYGIELYVVNLMGRVFMNPIDCPFRKLDEVLKKIKLPIIVDFHAEATSEKIAFGFYADGRVSAVVGTHTHIQTSDNVILPKGTGYITDVGMTGSFDSIIGGEKEPIIERFLTGIPYAFEPAKLNEGLDACLIEIRKDNFMCHRINRIQIRKINNEFFLKIEFSDYNYNVIKLREG, from the coding sequence ATGGATACCCTTAATATACTTTTTATAGGTGATATTGTAGGTAAGGCAGGAAGAATTGCATTAAAAAAATTTTTGCCTCTTATAAAAAAAAATTTCAAAATTAACTTTATTATTGCAAATATTGAAAATGCTGCTCATGGAAATGGAATAACAGAAAAGATTTATAATGAGATAGTAAATTGTGGTGTAAATTGTCTTACAAGTGGCAATCACATATGGGATAAAAAAGAAGTTTTAAGATGGATAGATACAAAAGAAAATATTTTAAGACCGCTTAATTATCCTGATACAGTTCCGGGAAGAGGCTTTGCAAAATTCAATATCTACGGAATAGAACTTTATGTGGTAAATTTAATGGGAAGAGTTTTTATGAATCCAATTGACTGTCCCTTTAGAAAACTTGATGAAGTTTTAAAAAAAATTAAATTACCAATTATAGTGGATTTTCATGCTGAAGCAACCTCTGAAAAGATTGCCTTTGGATTTTATGCAGATGGAAGGGTGAGTGCTGTTGTAGGAACACATACCCATATTCAAACTTCTGATAATGTTATTTTACCAAAAGGAACAGGATATATAACCGATGTTGGTATGACAGGAAGTTTTGATTCTATAATTGGCGGGGAAAAAGAACCAATTATAGAGAGGTTTTTGACAGGTATTCCCTATGCCTTTGAGCCTGCCAAATTAAATGAGGGACTTGATGCCTGTTTAATTGAAATAAGAAAAGATAATTTTATGTGCCATAGAATAAATAGAATTCAAATAAGAAAAATAAACAATGAGTTTTTTCTTAAAATTGAATTTTCGGATTATAATTATAATGTTATAAAACTAAGGGAGGGATAA